A single window of Methanothermobacter marburgensis str. Marburg DNA harbors:
- a CDS encoding CPBP family glutamic-type intramembrane protease — protein sequence MERRRILRPEDYIDRIRYLNLRAEKYAEAGDVKKTADTLFKMGREYHKLQKTDLALESYRNALELYREEHDPREADVSFCMGKIYERKGKLKRAGWFYNLAASGFRRVNDLKNESEAVLHSARVLERLGKHDEAIDAYKRYNEICLRNQEKVKVLVAYAKMKELEDQLSDEFLRYNTSVLLLYLSILVIAEYTTTFISMKLGLVIHTVLLFALFIHSSLSKKKMKVLLAAMMMLPIIRIVGLSMPLTVVKHLYWYIIIAVPLFAASAALMRTQNLTRDDAGLNLRKLRWQVAAALTGFPMGYIEYQILRPEALIPHLSVQNFILGFTVMLIGTGLAEELLFRGIVQRNAEDVMGKFPGLLYASLLFTALHVGWKSGYDLIFVFSVAIVYGLVFQRTRSIAGITVSHGISNSILFLVMPFL from the coding sequence TTGGAGAGGCGAAGGATTCTCAGACCAGAGGATTACATTGACAGGATCAGGTACCTTAATCTAAGGGCCGAAAAGTACGCAGAAGCAGGAGACGTAAAAAAAACCGCTGACACACTCTTCAAAATGGGGAGAGAATACCATAAACTTCAGAAGACTGATCTCGCCCTTGAGAGTTACAGGAACGCCCTTGAACTCTACAGGGAGGAACACGACCCGCGTGAGGCGGATGTATCATTCTGCATGGGCAAGATTTATGAGAGGAAGGGTAAGCTGAAGCGGGCAGGATGGTTCTACAACCTTGCAGCGTCAGGTTTCAGAAGGGTAAACGATCTCAAAAATGAATCAGAGGCTGTTTTACACAGTGCAAGGGTTCTTGAAAGGCTCGGGAAGCATGATGAGGCGATTGATGCATATAAACGTTATAATGAGATCTGTCTAAGGAACCAGGAGAAGGTCAAGGTACTTGTTGCATATGCAAAGATGAAGGAGCTGGAGGATCAGCTCAGTGATGAGTTCCTCAGGTACAACACCTCGGTGCTCCTCCTATACCTTTCCATCCTCGTTATTGCAGAGTACACAACAACCTTTATAAGCATGAAACTGGGGCTTGTGATTCACACAGTGCTTCTCTTTGCCCTATTTATTCACTCATCACTCTCAAAGAAAAAGATGAAGGTTCTCCTTGCCGCCATGATGATGCTTCCCATCATAAGGATCGTGGGACTTTCAATGCCCCTCACAGTTGTAAAGCACCTCTACTGGTACATAATAATAGCGGTTCCGCTTTTTGCGGCATCAGCAGCCCTCATGAGAACCCAGAACCTCACAAGGGACGATGCAGGGCTGAACCTGAGGAAATTACGGTGGCAGGTTGCAGCTGCACTTACAGGTTTCCCCATGGGGTACATTGAATACCAGATACTCAGGCCAGAGGCCCTCATCCCCCATCTCTCAGTTCAGAATTTTATTCTGGGCTTTACTGTTATGCTCATAGGGACAGGGCTTGCTGAAGAACTCCTCTTCAGGGGAATCGTTCAGAGAAACGCCGAAGATGTTATGGGAAAATTTCCGGGACTTCTCTATGCATCACTACTATTTACAGCACTTCACGTGGGCTGGAAATCCGGTTACGACCTTATATTCGTCTTCAGCGTTGCAATAGTCTATGGTCTTGTATTCCAGAGAACAAGGAGTATCGCGGGTATAACTGTATCCCACGGGATATCCAACTCCATACTCTTCCTCGTAATGCCTTTCTTATGA
- the galU gene encoding UTP--glucose-1-phosphate uridylyltransferase GalU has protein sequence MKAVIPAAGLGTRFLPATKAQPKEMLPVFDKPTIQYVVEEAVASGIDDILIITGKGKRSIEDHFDRSFELEYFLRKNNKKEYLDEVEAISDLADIYFVRQKEQKGLGDAIYCARKHIDGEEAFAVLLGDTITSSDVPCTRQLMDIYERYGASAIAVEEVPRDKVERYGIIDGREVSEGIYSIDDMVEKPPISEAPSNLAIMGRYVLESEIFDHIENVPPGFGGEIQLTDAMRELKTVYGCVFRGKTYDIGNRVDWLKTSLEFAMRDDEIRPELVDYMRGLISRY, from the coding sequence ATGAAGGCAGTTATACCAGCAGCTGGTCTTGGGACCCGTTTTCTTCCCGCAACCAAGGCACAGCCCAAGGAGATGTTACCGGTATTTGATAAACCAACAATCCAGTACGTTGTGGAGGAGGCTGTGGCTTCAGGCATAGACGACATACTCATAATAACAGGTAAGGGTAAGAGGTCAATCGAGGACCACTTTGACAGGTCATTTGAACTTGAGTATTTCCTGAGGAAGAACAACAAGAAGGAGTACCTTGACGAGGTTGAGGCCATCTCTGACCTTGCAGACATATACTTTGTGAGACAGAAGGAGCAGAAGGGGCTGGGGGATGCCATATACTGTGCAAGAAAACACATAGATGGTGAGGAAGCATTTGCGGTTCTCCTGGGTGATACGATAACGTCATCTGATGTCCCGTGCACCCGTCAGCTCATGGATATATATGAAAGGTACGGTGCCTCTGCCATTGCAGTTGAGGAGGTCCCAAGGGATAAGGTTGAACGGTACGGTATCATTGATGGAAGGGAGGTCAGTGAGGGCATCTACAGCATAGATGATATGGTCGAAAAACCCCCTATCAGTGAGGCTCCATCGAATCTTGCCATAATGGGAAGGTACGTACTTGAGAGTGAAATATTTGATCACATAGAGAACGTTCCCCCGGGATTCGGGGGTGAGATCCAGCTGACCGATGCCATGAGGGAACTTAAAACAGTTTATGGCTGTGTTTTCAGGGGTAAAACCTATGATATAGGTAACAGGGTGGACTGGCTTAAAACGTCCCTTGAATTTGCCATGAGGGATGATGAGATAAGACCGGAACTGGTTGATTACATGAGGGGTCTCATCTCCAGGTACTGA
- a CDS encoding DUF167 domain-containing protein, whose protein sequence is MSCLREAGDDLLVDIEVSPASGGFEVRSYNEWRKRIEIKVRAPPEKGKANREIIEEFSAAFNTNADIVSGHKSRHKTLKIYGMDAETFRTLLEEKFGVIIPG, encoded by the coding sequence TGTCCTGTCTTAGGGAGGCGGGTGATGATCTCCTGGTGGATATTGAGGTGTCCCCTGCTTCAGGTGGCTTCGAAGTCAGATCCTACAATGAGTGGAGGAAAAGAATTGAGATTAAGGTCAGGGCACCCCCAGAGAAGGGCAAGGCCAACAGGGAGATAATAGAGGAGTTTTCAGCTGCCTTTAACACGAACGCTGACATAGTATCGGGTCATAAAAGTAGGCATAAAACATTGAAGATCTATGGGATGGATGCTGAGACATTCAGAACTCTTCTGGAAGAGAAATTTGGGGTTATAATTCCCGGGTGA